GCGCGCTCGGGCAGGAGACCCTCGTGATGGAGGCGCTCCAGGCCGGTGCTCGCGACTTCATCGTGAAGCCCTTCAAGCCCGACAGCGTGATCGCGACCTTGAAGAAGATCCTGGAGAAGGCCGACTAGCATGGCCCTCGACATGGCCAAATATCGACGGATCTTCCTCGAGGAGGCGACGGACCACCTCGCGGAGATCAGCCGTGCGTTGCTCGAGCTCGAGAAGGAGATGGGCAACGTAGAGGCGATCGACACCATCTTCCGGATGGCGCATTCGATCAAGTCGATGGCGGCCTCGCTCGGCTACGACCCCGTGTCGGAGCTCTCCCACCGGTTGGAAGACCGGATGGAAGGCGTTCGCACGTCGGGCCGGGTACGGGATCCCGAGGAACTCTCGCTCCTGTTCCGGGGGCTCGAGACCCTCGAGACGATGGTCCAGACCGTCGCGAACGACGATCCGCTCGCGCCCGCGGACGAAGGCCTGCTCGCCGAGCTCGCCGAGGCCGGGGATGCGCTCGCCGCCGCCTCCCCCGAGGCGGTGGGGGGCGAGCCAAAAAAAGTCCCGAGCTAGAGCCCGACGCTTCGGCGACGGGCGAGGCGGAAGCCTCGACGACGCCGCCTGCGGCGCCGAACGAGCCGGTGCGCGCGGAAGGCGCGACGGAGGTCTCTGCCGCGGCCTCGGCGCCGACGAGCGAGACGCCCGCGAGCGGAGAGGGCGCTCCGCCCGCGACGCCCGCCCCCGCCGCGGTCTCGCTCTCGCCGACCGTCCGCGTCCGGACGGACACCCTCGATCGCTTCCTGTCCGCGGTCGGCGAGGTGATCCTCAGCTCGAGTCAGCTGCGGACCGGTGTCGCCCGCTACGCCAGCGATCCGGAGGTCGCCGACGGTTTCGATCGCGTGGACCGCCGCGTGGCGGAGCTCCAGCGCCGCGTGCTCGACCTGCGCACGGCGCCCCTCGTCCGGGTGACCGACAACCTGCCGCGGACCGCTCGACAGGTCGCCGAGAAGCTCGGCAAACGCGTCGAGGTCGAGATCATCGGCGCCGAGCTCGAGCTCGATCGCTCGATCCTCGACCGGCTCGGGGAGCCGTTGCTGCACCTGCTCCGCAATGCCGTCGACCACGGGCTCGAGATGCCCGACGATCGCCGCGCCGCCGGCAAGCCGGAGACCGGCGCGATCCGCGTGGAGGCCCGGCGGCAGAAGGACTCGATCGAGATCGACGTCTCCGACGATGGCAAAGGCCTCGATCTGGCCTCGGTCTGTCGCCGGGCGATCGAGGCCGGTCTGATCCATCCCGATCTCGTCGACGATCTGCCGATCGAGGAGATCGCGGCCTTCGTCTTCCATCCGGGCCTCTCGACCGCCCAGTCGGTCACCGACGTGTCGGGGCGCGGCGTCGGCATGGACGCGGTCAAGGCGACCGTCGAGAGCCTGGGCGGCGGCGTCGAACTCCGGAGCGAGGTCGGTGTCGGCACCACGACCACCCTCGTCGTGCCGATCACCGCGGCGGTCCAGCGCGTTCTCGTCGTGGGCATCGGCGAGGAGCGGGTCGCGATCCCGATCGGCAAGGTCGAGCGCATCCTCGAAGTGCCACGGGAGTCGATCGAGGAAGCGGCGGGGGACACCTTCGCCCTCGTCGACGACGAGCCGCTGCCGGTCTTCGACCTGGCGCAGGCGCTTCGGATCGAAGGCGAGGCCCCGGACTCCGCTTCGGTTCCGATCGTGCTGTCCGAGATCCGCGGCGAACGGGTCGCGCTCCGAGTGGCGCGTTTCGCCGGCCAGCAGGAGTTCTACGTGAAGCCGGTGCCCGAGCTCCTGGCGAAGGTCCGGATCCTCTCGGGGCTCACGGTGCTCGACGACGGCAGTCCGGTCTTCCTCCTCGATCTGAATCAGCTGGGGGCGGCATGACCGACGAAGCCACACCCCGGACGCTCTCCGCGAAGCACGACCTCGAGGCGCTCGTCGCGCTCGCCGAGGCCGGCGCGAGCCAGGCGGCGGAGGCCTTCGCGCAGCTCGTCGGCCAGCCGGTCGAGGCGCTGCCGCCGATCGTCGCGTTCGAGGGCACGACCGCCGGCGCCGGCGATCCCGAAGCCACCGGCGTCTTCTTCGAGCTCGAGGGTTGCCTGGACGCGATCGTCGGGATCGTCTTCCCGGGTCGCGCGAGCGAGACCCTCGTCCGGCGCATCGTCGGGATCGAGCAGGGGCCGCTCGAGGCGCCGATCGTCGAGTCGGCGCTCATGGAGGTCGGCAACATCCTCGCCTCGCACGTCGCGAGCGCGATCGCGGATCGGATCGGCGAGCGCCTCCTGCCCTCGATTCCCTCCCTCGCGATGGACCACGCGCAGGCCGAGCTCGAGGCGTTCATCGAGCGCGTCGTGGGGCCCGATGCGCCGCGGATCGAGACGGGCCTGGCCAACGACGCGGGGACGGTGAACGGATACCTCGTCCTCGTGCCGACGGACTGATACGCTACCGCCTCCCATTTCTCCGGAGGTCTCGTCTTGGACGCCGCCCGACTGCGCGCGTTGCTCGAAGAGGTCCGCGACGGTCGAGTCGATCTCGAAGCCGCTGCCGACGAACTCTCGCGTCTGCCTTTCGTGGATACCTCGATCGCGCGGATCGACACCCATCGAGCGGTTCGGCAGGGCATCCCCGAGGTCGTCTACGGGATGCAGAAGACCGCCGATCAGATCCTCGAGATCGCGCGGGCGCTGCGGGAAGCCGGGCAGGACGTGCTGGTCACCCGCGTCGACGCCGAGAAAGCGGGCGTGCTTCGGTCGGCCATGCCCGAGTTCGTATGGGACGAGGTCTCGTCGCTCGCCTGGATCGGACCGGAAGATGTGCCGATCCGGGGCAAGGGCCCGATCGTCGTCGTCTCGGCGGGCAGCGCCGATCTCCCGGTCGCCGCCGAGGCCGTCGGCGTGGCGAAGCGCTTCGGCAACGAGGTCGAGCTCCTGCAGGACGTGGGCGTCGCCGGGCTCCACCGCCTGCTCGCCTCCCTCGACGCGCTGCGCCGGGCGCGGGTGCTGATCGTCGTCGCGGGCATGGAAGGGGCTCTGCCCTCGGTGATTGGCGGGCTGATCGACAAGCCGGTGATCGCCGTCCCGACGAGCATCGGCTACGGCGCCGCCCTCGACGGGCTGACGCCGCTCCTCGGGATGCTCACCAGCTGTGCCTCGAACGTGACCGTCGTGAACATCGACAACGGCTTCGGCGCCGCGCACGTCGCGACGCTGATCAACCGTCTCTAGGAGCCCCGGGTGAGTCGGATCCTCCACCTCGATGCGTTCTCCGGCGCCGCCGGAAACATGTTCATGGGCACGCTGCTCGATCTCGGGCTCTCACGGGCGAAGCTCCTCGAGGGGCTCGCCCCGCTCGGACTCGACTTCAAGCTCGTCGTGAAGCGCGTGGCGCGCAACGGCTTCGCCGCCCGCTACGTCGACGTCCGGGTCCCGGTCTCCGCGAAGAAGAAGCGGGCGGAAGAGAAGGCCCACGCCCACGGTCCCTCCGCCCACGGTCATTCGCATCATCACGGCGTCCGCGGCGCGCACGACGGACACGGGCATGCGCACGGCCGGCACTACGCCGAGATCCGCGATCTGATCGCGAAGGCGAAGCTCGATACGCGGGTCAAGGAGCGATCCCTCGCCATCTTCGAGGCCCTCGCGAAGGCCGAGGCGAAGGTCCACGGCTCGACCGTCGACGCGGTCCACTTCCACGAGGTGGGCGCGGTCGACGCGATCGTCGACGTCGTCGCGGCGGCGGTCGGCCTCGACGCGCTCGGGATCGATCGCGTGACCTGCTCGCCGATCGCGATCGGCCACGGAACCGTCGAGTCGGATCACGGCCGCCTGCCGCTCCCGGCCCCGGCGACCCTCGAGCTCCTGGTCGGCCTGCCCACGGTCCCGGCGGGCGTCGAGTGGGAGACGCTCACGCCGACGGGGGCCGCGATCCTCAAGACGGTGGTCGACGAGTTCACGTCGCTCCCGGCGATGACCGTCGAGAAGGTCGGGTACGGGGCGGGGAACGACCGCAAGGGGCCGATGCCGAACGTCCTGCGCGGGACCCTGGGACGAGCCGGGGGGCTGGGACGCGATCGGGTGGTCTGTGTCGAGACGAACCTCGACGACCTCGTTCCCGAGCACTTCGACCATCTGATGGAGCGGCTCTTCGAGGAGGGCGCGCTCGACGTCTCGCTGCAGACCCTGCAGATGAAGAAGAACCGGCCGGGCTTCCTCGTCCGCGTCCTCGCGCGCCCCAACGATCGCGACGCCCTCGCGCGGATCGTCTTCGCGGAGTCGACGGCGATCGGCGTGCGCGTCTCCGAGTGGGATCGACTCGTCCTCGAGCGGACGAAGAAGCGATTGAAGACGCCGCTCGGCACCGTATCGATCAAGCTGATCCGCAGCCCGGAAGGCCAGGTCGATTGCTCGCCGGAGTACGACGACTGCAAGCGACTAGCGCGGAAGCACGGGTTGCCTCTGCGAGAGGTCGTGGAGCGGGTCCGTGCCCAGGCCCGTCAGGAGCTCGCGGAATGATCCGTCCCCGCGAACTCGGCCCTTCCGAGGTCCGCGCCGACGTCGACGTGTCGCCCTTCGACCTCGCTCCGGCCGCCGAGCACGAGACCGGGGCCGCGGCGCTCTGTCTGCACGGCCTGACGGGCACGCCCTACGAGGTGCGTCCCGTGGCCGAAGCCCTCGCGAAGCGGGGCATCCGCTCGAAGGGCATCTGGATGGCCGGCCACAACGGAACGGTCGACGATCTCGCGGCGACCCATCGCGACGAGTGGGTGGGGCTCGCGAGTGCGGCGCTGGAGGCGCTGCGAGCGGAGCACGAGAAGGTCTTCCTGGTGGGGGTCTCGATGGGCGGGCTCACGAGCCTGCGGCTCGCCCAGACCGGGTTCGTCGACGGCCTCGTCGTGATCGGAACGCCGCTGGCACTCGCGCCGCCGATCCCCCAGCTGCTTCCGCTCGTCCGACTCTTTTCGAAGGGGCGCCCGAAGCGCGGGTCCGACCTCGCGGATCCCGCGGCGGCGGCGCGTCACCCGCACTTCCCGATGATGCCCTTCGATTCCGTGCGCGAGCTGATCCGGCTCCAGCGCGAAGTCGTGCCCGCTCTCGAGCAGATCCGCGCGCCGATCCTGGTCGCCCACGGCAAGCGCGACTCGACCGCGTCGCCGGCGGACGCGGAGCGCCTCTACGCTTCGGTCGGGACGCCTGCGGCGGATCGCGAGCTCTTCCTGCTCGAGCGGTCGGGACACGTCGTCCCGGTCGACTACGACGGGCCCGCGCTCTCGACGGCCGCCGCGGACTTCCTCTCACGCCGCGCGACGCGCGCCTAGCCTGAGCTGCCCGTCGCGCTCGGAGGGGTCTAGCTTCCCGTCGCGGAGCGGTCGCGCTCGCGCCGATCGAGCCAGGCGATGAGCGCCTCTTCGTCCTCGGGCGTGATGTTCGCGAAGCGCAGCCCGAGGCCGGGGACGGCGCCCTGGCTCTCGGCGCGATAGAGCACCTCGCCATCGAAGCCGACCTGCCGGCCGAGCTCCGGGAGCGCGATCTCGCAGCGCATCGCCGTGTTCAGGTCGACCTGGACGTCGGTCGCGAGGAAGACGCCGCCGCGGCCGACCTCGGTCGCGATGCACGGAGCGGCGATTCCGAAGAGGCGGGCATCGAAGCGGCCCGCATAACGCGTGAAGCGTCGCTGTCCCGGGGTCGCAATGAGCTTGCCGAGGCGCGCGACGAAGCGAGTCGCGTCGCGAGGGCCGATCACGTAGCCGGCGGCACCGACCGCGCGGGCGGCTTCGCGTCGCGCTTCGTGGCGGGCGTCGTCGAGCAGGACGACGGGGATGCCTTCGATGCCGGAGATGGAGCGGGTGGCGGCCACCAGGCTCGCCCCGTCGCTGCGGCCGAGAGCGTACTCGGAGACCACGAGATCCGGGCTCGTTCGAGCGAGCCGCATCAACGCCTCGGTCTCGCTCCGCGCGGTCGCGAGTCGGAAGCCCTGCCGCTCGAGGGCGTCGCGCAGGTCACCATCCTCGACGAGCTGGTTGCCGACGAGCAGCACCCGAGGCCGATGGCGGAACGCCGGTGCGGCCTGGCTCCGGTTCGGAGGAAGGCTGCGGGCGCGCGGCGGGGCATCGTCCTCGCGGTCGCGGAGGCCTTGCGTGCGTTGCGCCGCCTCGCGCTTCTGTGCCTTCCGCCGCAGGTCGTCGATGTGGGCGGCGAGATGACACTCGAGGTCGGCGCCGGAGTCGATCGCACGGTCGAGCCCGACGACGCGCTCGGCGCGTTCGGCGAGGGCGAGACCGGAGAGCGGGCCGGAGCTCGGGAGCACGGCCTCGTTTCGGTCGTTCAGATGGATCCGAGCGTCCGGGGTCTCGCCGGGGAGTGCGAAGGCGAGGGTGGACTCGTCCGGTGCCCACTCCGCGTCGATCGAGAGCGTGGCCAGCCACCGGCGGGCCTCGCCGAGCGCACGCACGCGTTCCCGCCAGGCGCGCCGGATGACGGCTTCGATGCCCATCGGGTCGCTGGCGTCCCGGACGTCGAGGATCGGGAGACCGAAGAGCGCCCGCGGTCGCAGGCACTTGATCCGACCGGCATCGATCGTCGCGAAGACGATCCGCTCGACGGCGATCGGGCCAGCGGGGGACTCGAAGGGCGCCGCACCGACCGGCAGGGAGACGAGGAGGCTCCGGTCGTCGGGCATCGCCCGGACGGCGAGGCCCATGTCGCCATATCGCTTGCGCAGGAACGCGAGCGTGCGGTCCTGCTGCGGTCCCGTTGCCGGCATGCCGCCTCCTTCGTCCCTCTCTTCGACGCTGCGATCCCGACCCTTGAACGTTCCCCCGGTCGGATTCCCGATCGGCAGTCGGTCTTCCCCCTGACGGAACCGCGCCCCACGCGCCCCACGCGCGCGGGAGCGGACGGACATCGGCAACTCCGCGAGGGCCCCGGGATCGACTCGTCTGGGGCTAAAGCCCTACTTATACGAGGTCGATACCCCCCAAGCCTTGACGGTGTGACCCCAGTCACGCCACGGAGCGCGTCTTGATGAGACAGATCCTGCTTGCCCTCGTGGTCCTATCGACCTTCGCCTTCGCGCAGAACGTGCTGGCCATCTCGCCGGCGCCGCGGGATCTCGCGAACGCGACGCCGGTCGCGTCCACGGCGAAGACCGCCGGCCGACCGCCGGTCGGCTCGCTGGCGCTCCTGTTCGCCGGGCTCGTCGGCCTCTCGGCGGCCGGCCGTCGTTTCGAGGGGCGCAGCGCGGCCTGACCCCGTCACCGACGCGTCGTCTGGCGGCCGGGCGCGCGAATCAAGCGTCGGCCGCGACCTGCCGATGCGTTTCCTGGCCTCGACCCGCTCGCGCCCGAGCGTGGCTGCCGGAAACCTGCACGTGTTCTTCGCCCTGACCCTCGTCTCGGTCGCCTTCGCGGCGATCAGTCTCCGTCTCTTCCGCTCTGCCTGGCAGGTGAAGGGGGCGGAGGGCTGGCTCGGCCTGGCGTTCCTGTGCGTCGCGCTCTCGATGCCACTTCGTTGGGTGATCCAGCGGACGGCCCTCGTTCCGACGGAGCTCGAGCCCTCCCTCGTCCTCGGCGGTCATGCGCTGATGGCCCTCGGCCTGTCGGCGTTCACGCTCTTCGTCGGTCGCGTCTTCCGGCCCGACGCGGGCTGGGCGGTCGGGGTGACGACGCTCCTGATCGGAATCCAGATCGTCTCGCTCCCAGCCCTCGTCCTCTTCGGCGGTCATCGGGACGAGCAGAACGTCTCCGTCGTCGTGGTCGGTCTGTGCCGGGCCTTGCCCTTCGCGTGGGGCTTCGTCGAGTCGCTCCGGTACTACCACCTGATGAAGCGCCGCGAGACGCTGGGCCTCGCGGATGCGGTCGTGACCAATCGCTTCGCGCTCTTCGCCGTCTGGACCGGGGCCCTGGTCGGGCTCCCGATCCTGCTCTTCGTCGTGCGCGCGTGGGCGCTGCTGTCGACGGCGACGGGCCGGCTGATCGCCGAAGACGGTTCGCTCGCGGCCCCCGCCTGGCTGCTCGCGGTGGGCTTGCTCGGCTTCGGCCTCGCCGCGTCCGCGGCGCTCTGGCTGAGCTTCTTTCCGCCGCAGGCGTGGCTCGAGCGGATCCGCGCGCAGCCCCCCGCCGCCGCCTGAGATCCGGGACGCGCCCGCCCTTCGAGGCTCGCTACTCTGGGGCGATCCGGCCCGCCGCGTCCCGCGCCCCGGCCGAGCGTTGCCGAGGCCCCCGCGTCGTGGAAGCCGAGTCCCTGGAAACCGAGGTCACCGAGGCGACCGAAGCCCCGCGTCCGCGCTGCGCGATCGCGCCCGGCGTCGAGGCGCCGTCCGGGCTCGCTTCGCGCGCGTGGGACGATGCGGGCGAGGATGCGTTCCTGCTCGGGAAGAGCGCCGGTGCGCTCGACCTCCGCCCGCCGGGCGAGCACGATCGACCGGGCGTCCGCGCCGTCTTCCCGCCCGATCGCGGGGGCGCGGGACCGAATCCCCTGGTCCGCGCCTTCGGTCCTCGGATCGTCGCCGTCCACGACCTGACCGCGGGCCTCGGCGGGGACGCCTATCGTCTCGCCCGTGCCGGATACGCCGTCGTCGCGGTCGAGCGGGATCCGGTGATCTTCGCGCTCCTCGAGAGCGGCTGGCGGAACGCGGAGGCGGTGCCGGCGGAGGTCTCGGAGCGCCTCGTGTTCGCGCGCGGCGAGGGGCTCGACGCGATCGAGGCGATCGATGCCCTCGATCACGGGGTCTACATCGATCCGATGTACCCGCCGCCGAGGCGCGCGAGCGCGAAGCCGCGGCGCGAGCTCCAGGTCCTGCGGGCCTGGCTGCCCGCCGACGTCGATACGCGCCCGATCGTCGAGGCCGCCCGCGAGCGGGCAGCGCGGGTCGTCGTCAAGCGGCCTCATCATGCCGATCCGCTCGTGCCGCGCCCGAGTCACACGATCGAGAGCAAGCTCGTGCGCTTCGACGTCTACGTGAATCCCGCGCGTCTCTCCGAGGCGGGCGGATGAGCTCGTTCTGGGCCTGGACGGAATCTCCGGTGGTGACCGGCGAGTGCGTGCTCTCGAGCGACGAAGCTCGCCACCTGAGCGCCCGCCGACTGCGACCCGGGGATTCGCTGGTGGTCTTCGACGGAGGCGGGGGAACGGGATCCGCGCGCCTCGTCGAGTCGACGAAGCGCGCGGTACGGGTCGAGGTCGAGTCCGTCGAGCAGGCGCCGGCTCCGGCCGGCGGGCCGGTGATCGCCAGTGCGATCCCGAAAGGGGACCGGCTGTCGACGATGCTCCAGATGCTCTCGCAGCTCGGCGCGCGGGTCTGGCAGCCGCTCGTCCTGGAGCACTCGGTCGTCCGCAGCGTCGACCCCGAATCGGCGCGATTCCGGCGGATCCTGGTCGAGAGTGCGAAGGTGGCGCGGCGTCCCTGGTTGCTCGCGGCGCGCGCACCGATCGCGCTCCACGGGCTGCTCGCCGCGCCACGAGAAGGGCCGGCCGTGTTCGGCGATCGCGAAGGCGAGGGGGGGCCGCTCCCGTCGGACTGCGCCCTCGTGGTGATCGGGCCGGAGGCCGGCTTCAGCGAAGCCGAGCGGAGGGATCTGGCCGAGGCAGGCGTCGGCCCGGCTGCGCTCGCGCCGCACAACCTGAGGATCGAGACGGCGGCGATCGCCGCTACCGTGAGCGCGTTCACCGGGCGGGTCGCGGGAACGGGAGAGGACGGATGACGAAGGCAGGCGGAGACGAGGCAACGGGGGAGGCCCTGCTCGAGCGGATCCTGCGCGCGCCGGTCTACGACGTCGCCGTCGAGACGCCCCTCGAGCCGGCGTCGCTCCTCTCCGAGCGGCTCGGCAATCGCGTCTGGATCAAGCGTGAGGATCTCCAGCCCGTCTTCTCGTTCAAGCTCCGGGGCGCGTACAACCGGCTGCGCAGCCTGAGCGAAGCGGAGCGCAAGGCCGGGATCGTCGCAGCGTCCGCGGGAAATCACGCGCAGGGCGTCGCCCTCGCGTCGAGTCGGCTCGGCGTCGAGGCGCGGATCGTGATGCCCAGGACCACGCCCCGGATCAAGGTCGACGCGGTCCGCCGGTTCGGGGCGGAGGCGATCCTCGAGGGAGACGGCTACGACGACGCGGCGGCCCTCGCGCTCCGGCTTCAACAAGAGGAGGGGCGCACCTTCGTCCATCCCTACGACGACCTCGACGTGATCGCCGGGCAGGGCACGATCGGCATGGAGATCCTGCGACAGCATCGCGGGAACCTCGACGCGATCTTCGTGCCCGTCGGCGGCGGGGGGCTCGTCGCGGGAATCGTCGCCTACGTGAAGCGGATCTCGCCGGGGACGAAGGTGATCGGCGTCGAGCCGGACGACGCGGCGTGTCTGGCCGCGGCGCTCGAAGCGGGCGAGCGCGTCGACGTCGGTCCGGTCGGACTCTTCGCCGATGGCGTCGCCGTCCGGCAGGTCGGCGAGCGGCCCTGGAACGTCGTCCGTGACGCGATCGACGAGGTCGTGACGGTCGGGATCGACGAGATCTGTGCCGCGATCCGGGACGTCTTCGACGACACGCGATCGATCGCCGAGCCGGCGGGGGCGCTCTCGGTCGCGGGTTTGAAGCGCTGGGTCGCTCGGGAGGACGCGCGCGGCGCGACGCTCGTCGCGATCGACTCCGGCGCCAACATGAACTTCGACCGGTTGCGCCACGTCGCCGAGCGCGCCGAGATCGGTGAAGACCGGGAGGCGCTGCTGGCCGTCACGATCCCGGA
The sequence above is drawn from the bacterium genome and encodes:
- a CDS encoding Hpt domain-containing protein; the protein is MAKYRRIFLEEATDHLAEISRALLELEKEMGNVEAIDTIFRMAHSIKSMAASLGYDPVSELSHRLEDRMEGVRTSGRVRDPEELSLLFRGLETLETMVQTVANDDPLAPADEGLLAELAEAGDALAAASPEAVGGEPKKVPS
- a CDS encoding chemotaxis protein CheW, translated to MRAEGATEVSAAASAPTSETPASGEGAPPATPAPAAVSLSPTVRVRTDTLDRFLSAVGEVILSSSQLRTGVARYASDPEVADGFDRVDRRVAELQRRVLDLRTAPLVRVTDNLPRTARQVAEKLGKRVEVEIIGAELELDRSILDRLGEPLLHLLRNAVDHGLEMPDDRRAAGKPETGAIRVEARRQKDSIEIDVSDDGKGLDLASVCRRAIEAGLIHPDLVDDLPIEEIAAFVFHPGLSTAQSVTDVSGRGVGMDAVKATVESLGGGVELRSEVGVGTTTTLVVPITAAVQRVLVVGIGEERVAIPIGKVERILEVPRESIEEAAGDTFALVDDEPLPVFDLAQALRIEGEAPDSASVPIVLSEIRGERVALRVARFAGQQEFYVKPVPELLAKVRILSGLTVLDDGSPVFLLDLNQLGAA
- a CDS encoding chemotaxis protein CheC translates to MTDEATPRTLSAKHDLEALVALAEAGASQAAEAFAQLVGQPVEALPPIVAFEGTTAGAGDPEATGVFFELEGCLDAIVGIVFPGRASETLVRRIVGIEQGPLEAPIVESALMEVGNILASHVASAIADRIGERLLPSIPSLAMDHAQAELEAFIERVVGPDAPRIETGLANDAGTVNGYLVLVPTD
- the larB gene encoding nickel pincer cofactor biosynthesis protein LarB, whose protein sequence is MDAARLRALLEEVRDGRVDLEAAADELSRLPFVDTSIARIDTHRAVRQGIPEVVYGMQKTADQILEIARALREAGQDVLVTRVDAEKAGVLRSAMPEFVWDEVSSLAWIGPEDVPIRGKGPIVVVSAGSADLPVAAEAVGVAKRFGNEVELLQDVGVAGLHRLLASLDALRRARVLIVVAGMEGALPSVIGGLIDKPVIAVPTSIGYGAALDGLTPLLGMLTSCASNVTVVNIDNGFGAAHVATLINRL
- the larC gene encoding nickel pincer cofactor biosynthesis protein LarC — encoded protein: MSRILHLDAFSGAAGNMFMGTLLDLGLSRAKLLEGLAPLGLDFKLVVKRVARNGFAARYVDVRVPVSAKKKRAEEKAHAHGPSAHGHSHHHGVRGAHDGHGHAHGRHYAEIRDLIAKAKLDTRVKERSLAIFEALAKAEAKVHGSTVDAVHFHEVGAVDAIVDVVAAAVGLDALGIDRVTCSPIAIGHGTVESDHGRLPLPAPATLELLVGLPTVPAGVEWETLTPTGAAILKTVVDEFTSLPAMTVEKVGYGAGNDRKGPMPNVLRGTLGRAGGLGRDRVVCVETNLDDLVPEHFDHLMERLFEEGALDVSLQTLQMKKNRPGFLVRVLARPNDRDALARIVFAESTAIGVRVSEWDRLVLERTKKRLKTPLGTVSIKLIRSPEGQVDCSPEYDDCKRLARKHGLPLREVVERVRAQARQELAE
- a CDS encoding alpha/beta fold hydrolase yields the protein MIRPRELGPSEVRADVDVSPFDLAPAAEHETGAAALCLHGLTGTPYEVRPVAEALAKRGIRSKGIWMAGHNGTVDDLAATHRDEWVGLASAALEALRAEHEKVFLVGVSMGGLTSLRLAQTGFVDGLVVIGTPLALAPPIPQLLPLVRLFSKGRPKRGSDLADPAAAARHPHFPMMPFDSVRELIRLQREVVPALEQIRAPILVAHGKRDSTASPADAERLYASVGTPAADRELFLLERSGHVVPVDYDGPALSTAAADFLSRRATRA
- a CDS encoding response regulator, with protein sequence MPATGPQQDRTLAFLRKRYGDMGLAVRAMPDDRSLLVSLPVGAAPFESPAGPIAVERIVFATIDAGRIKCLRPRALFGLPILDVRDASDPMGIEAVIRRAWRERVRALGEARRWLATLSIDAEWAPDESTLAFALPGETPDARIHLNDRNEAVLPSSGPLSGLALAERAERVVGLDRAIDSGADLECHLAAHIDDLRRKAQKREAAQRTQGLRDREDDAPPRARSLPPNRSQAAPAFRHRPRVLLVGNQLVEDGDLRDALERQGFRLATARSETEALMRLARTSPDLVVSEYALGRSDGASLVAATRSISGIEGIPVVLLDDARHEARREAARAVGAAGYVIGPRDATRFVARLGKLIATPGQRRFTRYAGRFDARLFGIAAPCIATEVGRGGVFLATDVQVDLNTAMRCEIALPELGRQVGFDGEVLYRAESQGAVPGLGLRFANITPEDEEALIAWLDRRERDRSATGS
- a CDS encoding class I SAM-dependent methyltransferase, translating into MEAESLETEVTEATEAPRPRCAIAPGVEAPSGLASRAWDDAGEDAFLLGKSAGALDLRPPGEHDRPGVRAVFPPDRGGAGPNPLVRAFGPRIVAVHDLTAGLGGDAYRLARAGYAVVAVERDPVIFALLESGWRNAEAVPAEVSERLVFARGEGLDAIEAIDALDHGVYIDPMYPPPRRASAKPRRELQVLRAWLPADVDTRPIVEAARERAARVVVKRPHHADPLVPRPSHTIESKLVRFDVYVNPARLSEAGG
- a CDS encoding 16S rRNA (uracil(1498)-N(3))-methyltransferase, with the protein product MSSFWAWTESPVVTGECVLSSDEARHLSARRLRPGDSLVVFDGGGGTGSARLVESTKRAVRVEVESVEQAPAPAGGPVIASAIPKGDRLSTMLQMLSQLGARVWQPLVLEHSVVRSVDPESARFRRILVESAKVARRPWLLAARAPIALHGLLAAPREGPAVFGDREGEGGPLPSDCALVVIGPEAGFSEAERRDLAEAGVGPAALAPHNLRIETAAIAATVSAFTGRVAGTGEDG
- the ilvA gene encoding threonine ammonia-lyase, biosynthetic; protein product: MTKAGGDEATGEALLERILRAPVYDVAVETPLEPASLLSERLGNRVWIKREDLQPVFSFKLRGAYNRLRSLSEAERKAGIVAASAGNHAQGVALASSRLGVEARIVMPRTTPRIKVDAVRRFGAEAILEGDGYDDAAALALRLQQEEGRTFVHPYDDLDVIAGQGTIGMEILRQHRGNLDAIFVPVGGGGLVAGIVAYVKRISPGTKVIGVEPDDAACLAAALEAGERVDVGPVGLFADGVAVRQVGERPWNVVRDAIDEVVTVGIDEICAAIRDVFDDTRSIAEPAGALSVAGLKRWVAREDARGATLVAIDSGANMNFDRLRHVAERAEIGEDREALLAVTIPERPGAFQGLCRGLGNHGVTEFNYRYGDPDAAHVFVGVALSDGAAERVRVMDGLRAEGFEVVDMTGNELAKLHVRFMVGGRANRTDERLFRFEFPERPGALARFLEAVGGRWNISLFHYRNHGAAFGRVLAGLEVPPESSDELARFLEDLGYVWVDETGNAAAGLFLG